In the genome of Clostridium cylindrosporum DSM 605, one region contains:
- the smpB gene encoding SsrA-binding protein SmpB has protein sequence MKGKSNTLAENRKARHEYFIEETYEAGIELFGTEVKSVKLGKANLKDSYATVKNGEVFLNNLHISPYEKGNIFNKDPLRTRKLLLHKSEIRKLEQNLTQEGLTLVPLALYEVRGLVKVKIAVAKGKKLYDKRQDLAKKDAKRDIERSLREKF, from the coding sequence ATGAAAGGTAAGAGTAATACACTTGCTGAAAATAGAAAAGCAAGACATGAATACTTCATAGAGGAAACATATGAAGCAGGCATAGAACTATTTGGAACTGAAGTTAAGTCTGTGAAACTTGGCAAAGCCAATCTTAAGGACAGCTATGCTACAGTGAAGAATGGAGAGGTTTTTCTTAATAACCTACACATAAGTCCATATGAAAAGGGTAATATATTTAATAAAGACCCATTAAGAACTAGAAAGCTTCTTCTTCATAAAAGTGAAATAAGAAAGCTTGAACAGAATTTAACCCAAGAAGGCCTAACACTTGTACCACTAGCACTATATGAAGTGCGTGGACTAGTAAAGGTTAAGATAGCAGTAGCTAAGGGTAAGAAGCTTTACGACAAACGTCAGGATTTAGCTAAGAAAGACGCCAAGAGAGATATCGAAAGATCTCTTAGAGAAAAGTTTTAG